A stretch of DNA from Arachis hypogaea cultivar Tifrunner chromosome 19, arahy.Tifrunner.gnm2.J5K5, whole genome shotgun sequence:
tgttattgattattgttcatatgtgaatattgtgaatatatttgctttttgtttctttgttagttcttgctatttttaggaattttttctttgttttttactagcttttatttttatcttctcttgttactatgaattctcacccttttggctatgagtttggttcaaactatgttgtaggaaatagaaACTTTAATGagggcactacaagaaaaatacccattcagccacactttttttaagctacatttgaaaagcgtagcctattctatgaataggctacgcttttctccgtgttgcctttttatatgagaaaaggatacacaattatggcatcatttaaaaagtgtagccttaggtattttagaaatcacttataaagcgtagccgtaggttgatatctatagattcacttttcgtatcaaaggaGACGCTTTTAGAGAGTAGCctttttattaagttttgggtgcattttaaaagtgatgcctaatgtgtTTAGAGCAAAAAATTAGACACTTAGTAAATTTTTTCCCCTCCTCTTAACTTTTTCCCGGTGTAAAGCACACACTGTAAGCTAACACTTGGTGAAAATTTTCATTCCCTCCAAAGCTCAGAATTGAAGTCACCCTCCCAGTAGAGAAGAAAACCCTCCTGCACTCCTGCACCGCGAGAAGGAAACCCTGCCTCCTGCACCGTGCGAAGAGCGTGAAGCCTCACTGTCGCGAAGATCATCGCACCCCAGTCCCCACTCACCACTCAGCGCCACACCGTCGTGAAGATCGTGAAGCTTACACCATCGTGAACCCTCCTACTCTGATCGTCGCGCGCCGCCCATACCACCGTCATGAACCCTCCTACACTGATCTCCGCACCACTCATGACTTCGCCACTCACCGTCACCTGCGCCCTCCTGCATTGATCATCAGCTACGCCCTCACCATCGTCATCTCTACGCTCAGCTCGTCCTCTCTGCGCTCACATCGTCGAGAAGGTATTCTACAGATTTTCGTTTGTTTCTGAAATTTGGGTGGTTTAGAGTTccaattttaggatttttaatttgGGGGTTTGGTATAATAATCTGGTTTGTATGCAATTGTGAAATGTGAATTGATGAACAAGCCATGTATTGTTGATGAAAATgcatactatttatttattttcatccgcGTCTACTCGTTCTTCTTACCTCTGCGCATTCTGGTTCCTTTCTCCTTTGAATCTGCTGCTGCTTGTGCAATCTGATAATGAGCATTTTTTTGAATGGTTGAGTATATGGCTAAATTTATTGCTTTAATCACTAGGTGCTGTGTTAAGGAAGAAACAAATTTTTTTCTGCAACCCAGCATGTTTAAGGAGAGTCGCAAGCTTCTACTGCTGTCTCTGGACGAGAAATCCACATGCTACTGTTAGGGAGGTCTAGAAGACGATAGAGGCATAGGATGCCAAATGCTGACAGGTAAATTCGGAGATGAACTACATAGATATAGGGAGTAAGCTTCGCTTCTGCATTAGTGTGCCAGATACCTTGGCATGGCTTGTTTTTTTGCTATGCCCAacgatttttattatttaattagcaGAGTATAGAAGTTGAGACCCTGTTCTGGTTATATTACTATCTTATCTGTCGACTGATATTTGCATCACTTTACTAGCTTCTTTTAGCTTTTcgaattaattgttttaaaaggCAATGCAATTTCATGGCGCTCACTGCCTCCTTGATTTCTAGGTTTAGCATATCAATGTCATTATTATTTTAGATCACATAGGTTTGGACTGGCTGGCTGTCATTAGATCACAGAAAGTGGTCAACTGAATAGGGTATTTACTGAAATTATTTTTGTGATAGAAAAGAATTTCAAATTTGTTTGGGGCAATATGCAAAAAAGAAGGTTGTTACTTGTTAGTGGATTAGCAACTTATTTGGAAGGTGAAAATATCCTGGTAGCTTTCTCATgtaatttcacctgaaattcgAATGAGTTCTATTGCACTTTGCTACTTGCAGGGTGGGACTGTTTCGGCTATGACATTAGATATGAGAATACTTCTTGGGGTAAGCCTTTCAACATCCTTTTTGACATTTTACAATGacttgatatttttaaaacttttggaaCTAAGTCTGTTTTTTTATTAGATCACTTGTGTTAACAggaaaaatcaattagtattgtATATTACAGCCTGCTTGTCAACATATTTCTTGTCAAGTTGTTTCTTCGAAAGCTTTTTAAGAAAGGTGGGGGCCTGAAAGTACTTAAGGTGTTTTGGATGCTaatttttagttttgtttgtaaCCCGGTTTCTGTACGCACCTGCTCCCCTCTAAATTCTTCAACTTGAATACCCTTTTTTTCCTATTTATtgcttattttaaattttatttgtgatTTCATACGTATATGTATATGCAGGATGCTGAAGTGAGGCAGAAGAAGCTTTAGTGTTATACTGATATTGACAGGTTGGTGTTCACTTTGTATaatcaaatttataaaaatattaccaGAATAGAAAATATTTAGTTGTCAAGTAAAAGTGGAAGGTGATGTTTTGGTATCTGTTGTATATTAATTCATATGATATTGTAATGAAGCACAGTTGCttcgaattttagtgctattCTGAGATTGACATGTGTAATTTGGTTTCTTTGTTTTAGGTTAAGGGTTTCCATACTATAGAATAGATAAATATTATAACTCATGTGCCAGATACTTTGGACTTATATTGGCTGTCTTACTGTGTGAAGCTTATAGTTTTATATTAATGTGTGTGTGTAGTGTGTTGACTTTATTTGAAACAGTGAAGACTGGTCCTAACAGTTTATGGattactatttattttttaatttatgcagGATTCGCAATTGGATTCAAGTTGGATAGTCTTTTAAAGCTTACTGACACTTGTGCTTCTAACAATAAGATGACACTGATGCACTATCTTTGCAAGGTATAATAACAATTGCACTATTTTTGACCTCTGCTCAAGGTCAGGTAAATAATTATTGTTTTGATTAGGGATTTTGATGATTGGAACTTCTGATTAGGGGTTTTGATTATTGTTACTTGATGTATATATCTCCTCACTGTTATAAATTcctttattgataatattttaagtTCTTGCTTTCTTATCATCTTGTACTTTGTTCAAGAGTTGTTGCAGTTGGGAGCTCCTGAGATTGTTCCAGATTATCCAATTCTTTCTGTTGACGACCTAGCAGATCAAATAGCCGAGGTTCTCAACTTTTTTGGGTGAGTAAGTTCAAGCTTAAAATATTAGTTTACATTTAATGACATAAAGAAAATTAGTTTACACTAATTTCCATTAGGCTTTGAATATTGGCAGTTGTTCGTTTTGAGAAGGCAATCTGACCCCAACATTCTTTTTGTCTGCAGTCTTAGTGCAGTAATGTGCATAGGACTAGCTACCGGGGCTTACATTCTTACCTTATTTGCTGTAAGTTATTATGTTGGTGCTATGCAGCCTCTCCCCTTTTTAAATTACATTAGAGTTTCAATGATGGATCGTTCAATTTTTCTAATGTTTTTATGTGTTTACTGTTTACAATAGATGAAGTATAGACAACGTGTACTTGGTTTGATACTTGTTTCACCTCTATGCAAAGAACCATCTTGGACTGAGTGGTTGTACAACAAGGTTATTTTTCTATCCCTAAAACACTATGTTGTCTTGTAAAAGTAAATGTTACTTCTTTCTTATGATTTTGGTAACATATGCAGGTCATGTCAAATTTACTCTATTTTTGTGGCATGTGCGGAGTGGCAAAGGAAATGTTGCTGAAGTGGTACTATAGCAAGGTATACTTTGTGCATCCAAATTCCCTCTTTCTACTTCCATTTAGTTAGGCTGAGTTATTTGCTTTTATTTATGGTGATAGGACATTCGAGGTGGTGCTCAATTCCCAGAGTCAGATATAGTTAAAGCTTGCCGAAGGGTTAGtgaatattttttgttgttgtacaACAACTCTATTATTTCTGCTTCATTAGTGCTTCTGATCACTCTTGCTGGTTTCATTTGTGAATTTAGTTTATTatgcatattattttttattttaaggcaTATTATTAGTGCTTCTGGTCACTCttgcttatttaatttttattagtgctTCTGATCACTTTTGATTCCAAATTGATGATTCCATTGTTAATTTAATCAGAGGAAACATGAATTCAGAGGAAGCTGCACAAATTCTCAGAAGAACTAGTAGGTTTTTAGCTTCATCTTCTGCACAAAATTCTGCTTCATCTTTAGTTAAGTTTTGTttgctttctatttctttttggtCTTTAGTTTCATcctatattattattagttaactgGTTTCAAGTTCGTTCCTTAGGTTTGAGTTTCTTCTCCAAAATCCCTGGTTGAATCATGGATAAGAGCATGTTAGCTAGTTTTGAATTACTTCTAGAAGCTGATCAGCAAAGAATGGCATCCATGATGGAATAGGTTCAAATTTGTGACAGGTACCTCCTCTTCACTCTATCTGTTAACTAATTCCATGTGTTTTGATTTGTGCTTCATGTTCCTAAAATTCTAAGTTAGGTCAGCACAAATAGTTTCAATTGGGACAAGGTTAGAAGGTTTATGCTTATATCTTGAGTGCTATCCATTTCTATAAACACAGCCTGCAAATTCCCATAGATTTCTGATTTGCTGTCTTCTGCTTATATCTTGAGTGCTATCCATCTCTAATTTATGTTGTTATTACTtgagttttcttttttaattattgtagTTAACTTGTTATTACTGTGATTCTATTCTGTTGGTTGATTCTATTAGTTGATTcatgttcttgttatttttctttttccatatttttttaactatgattttttatttaggtTGTTACTATGATTTCTATACTGCGTGATTTTTCTATTGCCATCATCTTTTGACTGCTTCTCACTGCTCACCCAGCACCATCAGCATCTGCTCCATATTTAAAATTAACCTTTGTTGTCTATTGTGAAGTTAGCTTATAACTTCTCACTGCTCCAGCTCTTCCGTGGTGACACTATCCTCATCAAGGTCACTTTCTTACCCTCCTCTATCTTCTTACTTACCTTCCTCTTGCTGTGTCTTAGCTCTTAATTGATTTATTCGATTCCCCACAAAAAAGTACTCTTTTTTAGAGTCTCTTACTggggtgttgtttttgttttgttctttCTTAATGGATGGTGTCgtgagattttgaattttatactgTGGAGTACTAGGCCATGTATACTAAGAAGAAGATCATGATtgattgacatggttgcaaatagagttggattaaatttaaaatgttatttatttgtaTCTAATGAAAGCATTTCGAGTTTGGAGTACAACTATCAAAATGTCTTaaagttttaattaatttatctCTTATATTTGTTCTTTGTATTGCAACTTCTAAGTCAGATGGGGTTTTTGATTTGTATATGTTTGCAGGGCAAGAAAATGAGGGATACTGTTTGCATAGCTCTTGTTGATGACACCTGTGAAGAGCCCAAGATCAGGATGAACAAAGTTGTGAGGTGGAATTTGCGGGTTCGTCTTGGAGATGTTGTGTCCGTGCACCAGTGCCCTGATGTGAAGTATGGGAAACGTGTGCACATTCTGCCTATTGATGATACCATTGAAGGTGTCACTGGCAATCTGTTTGATGCTTTCTTGAAACGTGAGTTTCTACCTTGAGCTTCTCTTAAGTTGCGGGTTTAGGGATAGCTACTTAATTTGACTTGCTTTATGAGCTTGCTCTTAGTGATGAGTACTTTAATTTGAGTATTTCTATTAATGTTATAAGACTTCGTTACTGATTGTCAGGGTGTTTTGCAAAATTTCTTACCTCTCTTCAAAGTCCTTACAAGTTACAACTTCTTATGTTGAATAGGCTATACATGACGTGTGTTTTTCACATTCACATTGCTTGTGTTATAATTATAGcaagctattattattattattattattattattattattattattattattattattattattatttggagaGACAGTAGTCTTGGCTTGTCAAGCTTCGTATGATTGATTGTCACCTTTCTTGATATTTGATTGAATTGAATCGATTTGAATGCATGCCAAACTGACTTAGTAGTATATATAGAATCTACAATCTTCAGTTTCTTGGACGACATTGATATTACATGTGGAATATGATTATTTTGGTGCTTGTAAAATATTATGACTTTTTAATGTAAATTTTGCAGCTTACTTCTTGGAAGCTTATCGTCCTGTCAGAAAAGGAGATCTATTTCTTGTCCGTGGAGGGATGAGAAGTGTGGAGTTTAAGGTCATTGAAACTGATCCTGGGGAGTACTGTGTGGTTGCTCCAGATACTGAAATCTTCTGTGAGGGGGAGCCTTTGAAAAGAGAGGATGAAGAGAGGCTGGATAAAGTTGGATATGATGATGTGGGTGGAGTCAGGAAACAAATGGCACAAATTCGTGAGTTGGTAGAGCTTCCCTTGAGGCATCCACAACTCTTTAAGTCGATTGGTGTGAAACCACCCAAAGGTATTCTACTTTATGGACCCCCTGGTTCTGGGAAGACACTGATAGCAAGAGCTGTTGCTAATGAAACGGGAGCTTTCTTCTTTTGTATAAATGGACCGGAGATTATGTCCAAACTGGCAGGAGAGAGTGAAAGCAATCTGAGGAAAGCATTTGAAGAGGCTGAAAAGAATGCACCATCCATCATCTTCATTGATGAAATTGATTCTATTGCACCCAAGAGGGAGAAGACACATGGTGAAGTTGAAAGGAGGATTGTTTCACAACTTTTGACTCTTATGGATGGATTGAAATCTCATGCTCATGTTATCGTTATTGGAGCTACCAATCGCCCAAACAGCATTGACCCAACATTGAGAAGGTTCGGTAGATTTGATAGGGAAATTGATATTGGTGTTCTTGATGAAGTTGGCCGACTTGAAGTTCTTCATATACACACTAAAAACATGAAGCTCTCTGATGATGTAAGTTTCATTGTCTCTTAACTTTGTTGGTGTCTATACACTCTACCAGGTTGTGCATGCCATGCTGTGGCTCTGGTTATAGGTTGTTCATTAATTCTTtaatgttcttaaattttctgttgctTAACTCTAGCACCGCTGTCCTAAAGTAGTGAAGAGTATATTTGAGATGTATGAATTTTCTGTTGCTTAAATAATAGTGAAGAGTATATTTGAGATGTATGAATTTTTACAGTTAACTtcattctagtacttttggatcaatattatagatatattttggttagacataatttttattatataaagaaattatttagtataattatgtatttatttttattttgtaatattcaactcatttaaataaaaatgcagaattattatacatgtaatcatattaactattatgttgtattaataattattatatatatatatatatatatatatatatatatatatatatatataagacctaaggctacacttatatacagtagctatagtataaaaaaaaaagagggacctaaggctacgcttataaaaagtagctatggtatacaatgtggctacgctttacaagtgatgcagtagcgttgaaaagcgtagcctattctggaaaaatgaaagctgaaaagcgtagcctttggtcctggacaacatcacttgaaaagcgtagcctattcccaaacgtcaaaagcgtagcccttggtgcagaaaagcgtagcctttgagaataggcaacggccgaataggaatcaccccaaaaagcgtagccgtagcccaaaaagcgtagccatagcttaaggcatcattttttttcacttttggctacacttttcaagtgtacttgaatgggtgtttttcttgtagtggggtTTGCATAAAAATTTGGAAATCAAAGTTGGGAAGAGCCTCAATCATATAGCcactcctcttggcaacaacctcctccgacttcttatgggtacaatccaactcctaatgcataccaacctAATAgatgtgatgaccctcattgtggttgtcaactacaaccaccatatacctataacccccctcctcaatatagcccccaacaaccttactcacaagtcccataccaccatttacctccatatgatTTTAACctatacccaccataccaacaaccatatgaaccatatttaGAGCCACCACCAATCCAACATCAACACCACTACTCACAAGAACCACTAATCCCATATACACCAGCTACACTCTCACCaaaatgaaccaccttccaactatgacACCTTTGCTCCAAACAATGAATCCTCTTTTCCACCACCACCCTCATTGGACGAATTGCTCAAACCCCTAATGCAAGAACAAAAAGATCTCTATTTTTgtcttcaaaagcaagaagaaaaggatcaaaaggagCTAAAGAGGTTGGAAACCATGGTACCATGATGGAAGCCGTTAACCGCATAGCCTCCCACCTACGCTCTTGCGATCAAAtgactcccattgacgaatgtggaggaTCAACCCAAGAGCGTAGTGAGGAAGTGAacttagagcttcaaggtgaagaagagaatttgaagcaagaattgcaacaagaaaagaaaattgagatAACTGAGGCGGAAGGAGCGGTTGAAGAATTAGGAAAGGGTGATCAAGAAATGGATTCGATCATCGATGAGTTCTTGTCCACACTAACTAATCACCTCGATGATCTTGTTGAATCTTCTTTCGTTGGGCATGAAAGCAaagttgaggaggaatgtgcataACCTCCAAGACACATTTTGAGCAatgaagaagtggaagaagttgtcaagaaagggGAGGAAAGTGGAAAGGCTTATCAAGAGGTGGAAGTAAtccaagaagagcacaaggaagtggaaACCATAAGGACATTGGGAGCTTCTCtttctaagtcaccatcatcctttacaCCATCCAAATGGATAAAATTCATATcctttagctttctcattccacttgaatatgatttgcttgagacggatggtcaacttaggaataTTTGTGGATTGAAGAATAAGAGAGAGTTATATGGTGGTTGGCAAAATAATGTTAGACTCATTAATGTTGAAGCCTCAATGTCTAAGTGCAAGGGGCGGTATAGAACTCAATTGGTAGGAtctaggaagatgctttggtgtttacttgagaattTGGATCACTTGCCATCCAATTGAAATTttcatgatcaacttgaagacgggtgtgaaaataagatatggaatTCTGGATTACAACATGaatatcaactttgggagctcatggcttgtgaagaactccatcaaagcttggtgcaATTGAATTAAAATCTTGGAGCACTTTACAAATCCAAGTATTATTGgaagttcaaggatgagtacaagcacaagccaccatgacaaggagattcccaaatgtccaacttaaggacttataataaaagtgctaggtgggagacaccccaccatggtaaactcttttcatttttctcttttgtatatattggtaaataagtttaatttcatgtttagtttaGTTGGATGAGTTTACTTGATAGTCTAGTATGTTAAAAAAGATTTGGTAGTGTTTATGTGACTGTTTGgatgtttggaatgcttggtttagtacaagaacttgaaaaaaaaaacagagcaccctGTCGCGTGACCCCGCAATTCCAAACACTCCCGCGTATGTGCTCGTAATGATGCGTACGTATTGGCCCTTGGCAGAGAGCACCTTCCGCGTCTCAGCTGCGCGCGTACGCATTCTATTTCTCCAtatgatgcgtacacgtgacacaCGCGCACGCGTCCCCTCCCTCTTTTCTCTTGCCACGCTTACGCGTGttagacgcgtatgcgtcgatgccaTTTTTCCCTTGCCACGCTCACGCGTCGCCCACGTGTACGCATGGATTTGAATTCATTAGCCCTCACGTGAAGAGCCCTAGCTTATTGCGTCTCCatccctcttcttctccctccatcGTCTTTCTCCCTTCCATTTCCTCCTTTGCTGACCTTCAATCAACCACGACCACCCAGTCACCTAGGGCGAGCCCAAACCACCGCCGACCACCATCCCTGCCCttatcttctctttctttctttctttcctctccaATTCTcacctcttctctctttttcctttCGTCACCCCTGCCCTGTCCACAACCAACACACCGCCGCGGCCACGCCTTCGCCACCGGCGACCCCTCAGTCCAGCCACTGCCTTCTTTCTTCCTATACCCACTTTCCTTCTTCTCCATTCATCATTGTCGCAACCCCCAAGAGCACAGCCCTCTCTCAACCCTTGTTTTCATCATTGCCGCTGTCTTTGGGTTGGAACTGCTCTATTTTCTTTCCCTGTCCAACTCTATTTCTGTTCCTACTCCTACTTCCTAGGTTTCCATTATTTCTCTTCTGTTCTTCTGTTTAGTCTATTAGAGTTAGTTAATTAATCTTGTTTAGTTAGTTCTGTTTAGCTTAAATAGTTAGattagtttatttaatttatgttagTTAGATTAGTTGAAAATCCATGTTAgttgattctaggtggttaggtagttaATTGATTTTGTAGTGGATGTAGGTTTAAATTCTTGATGCTTATGTTGTTTGGATGGTTATCTTCTTACCTGTTTTGATTagttgataatgataatgatgttGTTTTTGTGATTAATCTATATATTGCTGGTTGTTAATTGTGCTTGTTACTTGCCAAATTCATGAGTTTATTATGCTGTATGCTTGTTTGAGTTTATTGAGTTCATATGAATTGCTTGTTCTGTTTGTTTTGAttcgggaacgtccaatttattGCTGGAATGctaccaaaatttcaaaaaaaatttgtgtgttaattggaTTTCAATTTGTGAACTGAATTTGGTAAATTGTTACTTTTGTTCTGTTTTGGTTACCAAACTCAAGTCATGAATTGTTTGATTAgcatttccattttcttttttggTTCCCTTACGTACATTGCTTGATTAATGGCAACAAGGAGCTATTTGACGGATTTCTGTGTCAAATAGGCCCTTGTTGACCAATTACCTTTGAACCtcttttatgttttgaattttcaAGTTTAGGTCAAAATTTCTCTTCTTCATGGTGCAATTTCAAATCTCTTTTCCTCAACCATTGAAGTTTATGTTCCTAACTTCTCTATTTGACCTAATCTTGGTTATTGTTCATTGAGGTTCATTACAATTGTTAGAAttggttcaatttcacttttgTAACCTTTTGAATGAAGTTTTTGTTTCTATACATTTTAGGTTATATTAAGTGCCAATTCTTAATATTTTCACACCAATTTTACGATTTTATGGTCAAATACATTGATGATGAATTGTATCTTCCTTTTggtgttttctttgttttattcatttcatcatcaatgacttgcatTTTATTACATGAGTTTGAGTTTGCTTGtcctttaaaatttttagatattatCTTGGTTAAGAACAATATTTGCTATGCTATTagcttttttactttctttttctaacttttgtttttaactaactcTTTAATCTTTTCTATTTCATTTTCCTTTTTGAAGTAACTCTTCTATTACTCTTTTAATGAATACCAATTTTGTTTCTTAACGGACAAGCAATTTGGTTTTCATTATACTCAATTACTTGgaatataaattttgttttattttgactTTTGCTTTCTTCCTAATCCAAGTAATTGCATTCTTATCCACTCACTTCATGCATAAGCTTtgaatttctctattttttgtccGTTTTCTATATCCTGTGAATTTTC
This window harbors:
- the LOC112778373 gene encoding cell division cycle protein 48 homolog, translated to MPNADRKEFQICLGQYAKKKGGTVSAMTLDMRILLGEKSISIVYYSLLVNIFLVKLFLRKLFKKGGGLKDAEVKGFAIGFKLDSLLKLTDTCASNNKMTLMHYLCKLGAPEIVPDYPILSVDDLADQIAELFVLRRQSDPNILFVCSLSAVMCIGLATGAYILTLFAMKYRQRVLGLILVSPLCKEPSWTEWLYNKVMSNLLYFCGMCGVAKEMLLKWYYSKDIRGGAQFPESDIVKACRRLAYNFSLLQLFRGDTILIKGKKMRDTVCIALVDDTCEEPKIRMNKVVRWNLRVRLGDVVSVHQCPDVKYGKRVHILPIDDTIEGVTGNLFDAFLKPYFLEAYRPVRKGDLFLVRGGMRSVEFKVIETDPGEYCVVAPDTEIFCEGEPLKREDEERLDKVGYDDVGGVRKQMAQIRELVELPLRHPQLFKSIGVKPPKGILLYGPPGSGKTLIARAVANETGAFFFCINGPEIMSKLAGESESNLRKAFEEAEKNAPSIIFIDEIDSIAPKREKTHGEVERRIVSQLLTLMDGLKSHAHVIVIGATNRPNSIDPTLRRFGRFDREIDIGVLDEVGRLEVLHIHTKNMKLSDDVVHAMLWLWMSDGKGKGKAKATSSKRKISQPSADSADTALSERQLTAKEKADQSMPSSHPVKFANLYCELRFSQFLKQNLHEERELYQPT